Part of the Planctomycetota bacterium genome, CCCGCTGGCGCTGCCGGCCGGCACGCACTGGCGCTACCTGCACGTCCGTTTCGCAGCGACGGCCCCTGACGGCGTCGCGCGCACGCAGCTCTTCCGCGACGACGGCGACGGCTTCCAAGAGTCGTCCAGCGTGTCGTGGCAGATCGTCGCCGACGGCGTCGAGCGTACCTACGTGATCGACCTGACGGCGCACACATTGCCGGCCAATCGCGTCCCGCAGCGGCTTCGGCTCGATCCTCTCGACCGCCCCGGACGCCTCCGCCTGGCGCGCCTCACCTTGATCGCCGATCTCGCGCAGGTCGAACCCGGCAGCAACCTCCGGACCATCATGGCCGAACGCTATCTGCGTGGCGGCGGGGTCGAATGTGGCGCGCTGCAGAACCCCATGACGGTGCCCGCCACCGCACGCGTGATCTACGTCGACCGACTCACGCTCGCCGACGCACGCGCCCACTACCCCGAACTCGACGGCCAGACGTTGACACCGCCGAACCTGGTGGCCGACCT contains:
- a CDS encoding methyltransferase domain-containing protein, which gives rise to MSPPLALPAGTHWRYLHVRFAATAPDGVARTQLFRDDGDGFQESSSVSWQIVADGVERTYVIDLTAHTLPANRVPQRLRLDPLDRPGRLRLARLTLIADLAQVEPGSNLRTIMAERYLRGGGVECGALQNPMTVPATARVIYVDRLTLADARAHYPELDGQTLTPPNLVADLQRLPIGDGRVDFCIGNHLLEHARDPIGGLCQFLRTLRPGGVAFVSVPDVSHPLARGRPVTPFTPRLEDHRPTPDRR